The DNA segment ACTGGCGCGAATGGTGCTGAATAACGCTGGCCGCACCCAACCGCCATTAGTGTCGCTGGATAGCATGGGTCGTTTAGCGATCAAAATGCTGCATGATGCGTTAGATGCGTTCGCCCGTATGGATGTAGAAGCGGCTGTGCGTTTGTATCATGAAGATGACAAGATTGACCGTCAGTATGAATCCATCATTCGTGAATTGATGACTTATATGATGGAAGATCCGCGCACCATACCACAGGTATTGGATGTGCTCTGGTGTGCCCGATCCATTGAACGGATTGGTGATCGTTGCCAGCATATCAGTGATTACATTATCTATTGTGTTAAAGGTAAAGACGTTCGTCATACCAAAATTGACGATGTTGATGCATTAGGGTAATAGATATCAAGGGCGCGTAAAGCGCCCTTTGTTTTTATTTTTAACTGAAAACCACGTCCAATGGACGTAATGCCGATCAGTTAAGCATTGACTGACAAAAATTCGGATCAAAATCCAGTTATCTCGGGTCGCTGGATTTTTTTATGCAAATCCCGCAGGCACCCGATATTATCAATGCTCATGCGCCCCAGCGAATTGACTCCTTGCATGATCTTTTACCCGCAGACTTAATTTCTAAGTCCTTGGCTCAGACCGATACGGTCACCTTCAGGAAACGCAAATGACCGCTCGAAAGCATGGTGTGGTTGTTGATTGGGATGGCTATCTACAACGATAAATTGATGGCGGATATCGTCAACACCATGGATATTGTTAACAGTGATGGCAAGCCATTTGTGGTTCCCAGTGCCGTTATCCAGCGTCGTTAATCACTTGGCGAAGACGCTGTCCGCCTGTTATTTGAAAAAACGCAAGCCTATTGGCTTAGCATATAGCGATTATGTTATCTATATTCATAGAGGAAGATAATAATCCATAGATTTTGTTTCTTTTTCCTCTTAAATATGAATTTGATACAGAAAAAGCGCATATTAAGCTGGCTGCCAATAGAGGAGTATTTTATCTGCATGATTGTAAAGGGAAAAAAACAACTTTTTTGTTTATCATCTTCTAACAAATGGATAAATTGATAGAAAAAAGTAGGAGGGTTAGGTACTATCCTTAAGAATGGTATGAAATACGATAAAAATAATTGTTAAGGATTAACTA comes from the uncultured Tolumonas sp. genome and includes:
- the phoU gene encoding phosphate signaling complex protein PhoU encodes the protein MEVNKHISGQFNNELETIRSSVLAMGGMVEQQLSDALEAIHSQDVELARHIVETDLKVNAMEVAIDEECTRIIAKRQPAAIDLRLILMISKTVTDLERMGDSADKLARMVLNNAGRTQPPLVSLDSMGRLAIKMLHDALDAFARMDVEAAVRLYHEDDKIDRQYESIIRELMTYMMEDPRTIPQVLDVLWCARSIERIGDRCQHISDYIIYCVKGKDVRHTKIDDVDALG